In Neorhizobium sp. NCHU2750, a single genomic region encodes these proteins:
- the tig gene encoding trigger factor, which yields MQVTETLAEGLKREIKVVIPKKDMEAELNTRLADAKDKVRINGFRPGKVPVAHLKKMYGKSMMADLVNEIVRDRPGKILSERGEKSATQPSISMTEDEAEAEKILSAQADLEFTLSYEVIPPIELKPTDKIAVTREVVEIADEEVNEQIVKIAESARTYETKKGKAAEGDRVTMNYLGKVDGVAFDGGAAEDAELVLGSGQFIPGFEDQLIGVKAGDEKVITVTFPAEYPAANLAGKEATFDITVKDVAAPGEVEINDELASKLGIESVDRLKEIVRGQIESQYGNLTRQKVKRQILDQLDEMYQFETPQGLVDAEFDNIWRQINTDLAQSGKTFEDEETTEEEARAEYRKLAERRVRLGLVLSEIGEKAGVEVTEEEMQRALYAQLQQFPGQQKEILDFFRNTPGASNSLRAPIFEEKVIDKLLSEVNVTDKTVSKEELMADDEAEGDDKPAKKKAAPKKAKAEAAEGEDAAPKKKAAPKKKAAEDSAE from the coding sequence ATGCAGGTTACCGAAACGCTCGCTGAAGGGCTGAAGCGCGAAATCAAGGTCGTTATCCCGAAGAAGGATATGGAGGCCGAGCTCAACACCCGCCTCGCCGACGCGAAGGACAAGGTCCGCATCAACGGCTTCCGTCCGGGCAAGGTGCCGGTTGCACATCTGAAGAAGATGTACGGCAAGTCGATGATGGCCGATCTCGTCAACGAGATCGTCCGCGACCGTCCGGGCAAGATCCTTTCCGAGCGCGGCGAGAAGTCGGCTACCCAGCCGTCAATCTCGATGACAGAGGACGAGGCAGAAGCCGAAAAGATCCTGAGCGCCCAGGCCGACCTGGAATTCACGCTCTCCTACGAAGTCATTCCGCCGATCGAGCTGAAGCCGACCGACAAGATCGCGGTTACCCGCGAAGTCGTCGAGATCGCCGACGAGGAAGTCAACGAGCAGATCGTCAAGATCGCCGAAAGCGCTCGTACTTACGAAACCAAGAAGGGCAAGGCTGCCGAAGGCGACCGCGTCACCATGAACTATCTCGGCAAGGTCGATGGCGTAGCCTTTGACGGCGGCGCTGCCGAAGATGCCGAACTGGTTCTCGGTTCCGGCCAGTTCATTCCGGGCTTCGAAGACCAGCTCATCGGCGTCAAGGCCGGTGACGAGAAGGTCATCACCGTTACGTTCCCGGCTGAATACCCGGCTGCAAACCTTGCCGGCAAGGAAGCCACCTTCGACATCACCGTCAAGGACGTTGCTGCTCCGGGCGAAGTCGAGATCAACGACGAACTCGCTTCCAAGCTCGGCATCGAATCGGTCGATCGCCTGAAGGAAATCGTTCGCGGCCAGATCGAAAGCCAGTACGGCAACCTGACGCGCCAGAAGGTCAAGCGTCAGATCCTCGACCAGCTGGACGAAATGTACCAGTTCGAAACCCCGCAGGGTCTGGTTGACGCCGAGTTCGACAATATCTGGCGCCAGATCAACACCGATCTCGCTCAGTCCGGCAAGACCTTCGAAGACGAGGAAACGACCGAGGAAGAAGCCCGTGCGGAATACCGCAAGCTTGCCGAACGTCGCGTCCGCCTCGGCCTGGTTCTCTCCGAAATCGGCGAAAAGGCCGGCGTCGAAGTGACCGAGGAAGAAATGCAGCGTGCACTCTATGCCCAGCTGCAGCAGTTCCCGGGCCAGCAGAAGGAAATCCTGGACTTCTTCCGCAACACGCCCGGCGCTTCCAACTCGCTGCGCGCGCCGATCTTCGAAGAGAAGGTCATCGACAAGCTGCTTTCCGAGGTCAATGTCACCGACAAGACCGTCTCCAAGGAAGAGCTGATGGCTGACGACGAAGCCGAAGGCGACGACAAGCCGGCCAAGAAGAAGGCTGCGCCGAAGAAGGCCAAGGCTGAAGCTGCCGAAGGCGAAGACGCCGCTCCGAAGAAGAAGGCTGCTCCGAAGAAGAAGGCTGCTGAAGACAGCGCCGAGTAA
- a CDS encoding MFS transporter, whose amino-acid sequence MTNAMPSASPSAEPLAPVATNSPARVLTASLVGTTIEFFDFYVYATAAVLVFPALFFPNNDPTTALLASFATFSIAFFARPLGAVVFGHFGDRVGRKTTLVAALLTMGISTVVIGLLPSYASIGVLAPLLLALCRFGQGFGLGGEWGGAVLLATENAPPGKRTWYGMFPQLGAPVGLFLSSGVFWILLHFMSQEALLSWGWRVPFISSIVLIAIGLWVRLSITETPDFQKAIDKHERVAVPVAALFANHKRSIFLGTFVALATFVLFYIGSAYLLSYNIKVLKMPFLDALEVQLLGSIVFGIAIPVIGKLGDRYGRRQMLILTTVLIALFSFILPPLMTNGEASIFLFVIIAMVLMGMTYGLIGTALAAPFPTAVRYTGSSITFNLAGIFGASLAPYIATYLQANYGMGAVGLYLGLSAVITLACILLSGKDEV is encoded by the coding sequence ATGACTAACGCGATGCCATCCGCCTCGCCGTCTGCTGAGCCGTTAGCGCCTGTTGCAACGAATTCTCCTGCACGCGTCCTGACGGCCAGCCTGGTCGGCACGACGATCGAGTTTTTCGATTTCTATGTGTACGCCACCGCTGCGGTCCTCGTTTTCCCAGCCTTGTTCTTCCCGAACAATGATCCGACGACGGCCCTCCTGGCGTCCTTCGCCACATTCTCGATCGCCTTCTTCGCGCGCCCGCTCGGCGCTGTGGTCTTTGGTCATTTCGGCGACCGCGTCGGTCGCAAGACCACCCTCGTGGCAGCCCTGCTGACCATGGGCATCTCGACCGTGGTGATCGGCCTTCTTCCCTCCTACGCCTCGATCGGCGTGCTGGCTCCGCTTCTGCTCGCCCTTTGCCGTTTCGGTCAGGGCTTTGGTCTTGGCGGTGAATGGGGCGGTGCCGTCCTTCTCGCAACCGAGAACGCACCTCCCGGCAAGCGTACCTGGTACGGCATGTTCCCGCAGCTCGGCGCTCCGGTCGGCCTCTTCCTGTCATCGGGCGTCTTCTGGATCCTGCTTCACTTCATGTCCCAGGAGGCTCTCCTGAGCTGGGGCTGGCGCGTTCCGTTCATTTCCTCGATCGTGCTGATCGCCATCGGCCTCTGGGTTCGCCTCTCGATCACCGAGACGCCTGACTTCCAGAAGGCGATCGACAAGCATGAGCGTGTCGCCGTTCCGGTTGCAGCCCTGTTTGCCAATCACAAGCGCAGCATCTTCCTCGGTACTTTCGTGGCGCTCGCCACCTTCGTGCTCTTCTACATCGGCTCGGCCTATCTTCTATCCTACAATATCAAGGTCCTGAAGATGCCGTTCCTCGATGCGCTCGAAGTGCAGTTGCTCGGCTCCATCGTGTTCGGCATCGCCATCCCGGTCATCGGCAAGCTTGGCGACCGCTACGGCCGCCGCCAGATGCTGATCTTGACGACCGTGCTGATCGCCCTGTTCTCGTTCATCCTGCCGCCCCTGATGACCAATGGTGAAGCCTCGATCTTCCTCTTCGTCATCATCGCCATGGTACTGATGGGCATGACCTACGGCCTGATCGGAACGGCGCTCGCAGCCCCCTTCCCGACCGCGGTCCGCTATACCGGCTCGTCGATCACCTTCAACCTTGCGGGCATCTTCGGTGCCTCGCTCGCCCCCTATATCGCCACCTATCTCCAGGCGAATTACGGCATGGGCGCAGTCGGCCTCTATCTCGGCCTCTCCGCCGTGATCACGCTGGCCTGCATCCTGCTTTCGGGCAAGGACGAGGTCTGA
- the ftsZ gene encoding cell division protein FtsZ, translated as MTIKLQKPDITELKPRITVFGVGGGGGNAVNNMITAGLEGVDFVVANTDAQALTMTKAERIIQMGVQVTEGLGAGSQPEVGRAAAEECLDEIVDHLNGTHMCFVTAGMGGGTGTGAAPVVAQAARNKGILTVGVVTKPFHFEGGRRMRLAEQGIQELQKSVDTLIVIPNQNLFRIANDKTTFADAFAMADQVLYSGVACITDLMVKEGLINLDFADVRSVMREMGRAMMGTGEASGSGRALQAAEAAIANPLLDETSMKGAQGLLISITGGRDLTLFEVDEAATRIREEVDPDANIILGATFDEALEGLIRVSVVATGIDRAHGEVDLRAAEMRAAQKPIIRPSAAVAPAPAAPQPVMMQAPQAPKAVDPIADTIRQAEAEMEQVLAIQTPVAPVPQPVAPQPQEEFRPQSRIFAAAPAEAPAPQMARPVQPAPQPAPAYQPAPAPVMSQPAPRMAQPAYREPVMEPVRMPKVEDFPPVVKAELDHRTQPAQHMQEERGPMGLLKRITNSLGRREEDDHAQSDMTSSAPAPQQRRPLSPEASLYAPRRGNLDDHGRAAPQSHQEDDQLEIPAFLRRQSN; from the coding sequence ATGACGATCAAGCTGCAAAAGCCTGACATCACCGAGCTGAAGCCTCGGATCACCGTGTTCGGCGTCGGTGGTGGTGGCGGCAACGCCGTCAACAACATGATCACAGCCGGGCTCGAAGGCGTCGATTTCGTCGTTGCCAATACCGATGCCCAGGCGCTGACCATGACCAAGGCCGAGCGCATCATCCAGATGGGCGTGCAGGTTACCGAAGGTCTCGGCGCCGGCTCGCAGCCGGAAGTCGGCCGCGCCGCCGCTGAAGAGTGCCTCGACGAGATCGTCGATCACTTGAACGGCACGCATATGTGCTTCGTCACCGCCGGCATGGGCGGCGGCACGGGTACCGGTGCTGCTCCGGTCGTTGCACAGGCTGCCCGCAACAAGGGTATCCTGACCGTCGGCGTCGTCACCAAGCCGTTCCACTTCGAAGGCGGCCGCCGCATGCGTCTTGCCGAACAGGGTATCCAGGAACTGCAGAAGTCGGTCGACACGCTGATCGTCATTCCGAACCAGAACCTGTTCCGCATCGCCAATGACAAGACCACGTTTGCCGACGCATTCGCCATGGCTGACCAGGTTCTCTATTCGGGCGTTGCCTGCATCACCGACCTGATGGTCAAGGAAGGCCTGATCAACCTCGACTTCGCCGACGTCCGCTCGGTCATGCGCGAGATGGGCCGTGCGATGATGGGTACCGGCGAGGCTTCCGGTTCGGGCCGCGCTCTGCAGGCTGCCGAAGCTGCGATCGCCAACCCGCTGCTCGACGAAACCTCGATGAAGGGCGCGCAGGGCCTCTTGATCTCCATCACCGGTGGTCGCGACCTTACCCTTTTCGAAGTCGATGAAGCTGCTACCCGCATTCGCGAAGAAGTCGACCCGGATGCCAACATCATCCTCGGCGCGACCTTCGACGAAGCGCTCGAAGGCCTCATCCGCGTCTCCGTCGTCGCGACCGGTATCGACCGCGCTCATGGCGAAGTCGACCTGCGTGCTGCTGAAATGCGCGCTGCGCAGAAGCCGATTATCCGTCCTTCCGCGGCCGTTGCTCCGGCTCCGGCCGCACCCCAGCCTGTCATGATGCAGGCCCCCCAGGCACCGAAGGCTGTCGACCCCATCGCCGACACGATCCGCCAGGCTGAAGCCGAAATGGAACAGGTCCTCGCCATCCAGACCCCGGTCGCTCCTGTACCGCAGCCGGTTGCACCGCAGCCGCAGGAAGAGTTCCGTCCGCAGAGCCGCATCTTCGCTGCTGCCCCGGCAGAAGCACCGGCTCCGCAGATGGCCCGCCCCGTACAGCCCGCTCCGCAGCCGGCCCCGGCCTACCAGCCTGCTCCTGCTCCGGTGATGAGCCAGCCGGCGCCGCGCATGGCGCAGCCCGCCTATCGCGAACCGGTCATGGAACCTGTCCGCATGCCGAAGGTCGAAGACTTTCCGCCGGTGGTAAAGGCTGAACTGGATCATCGCACGCAGCCTGCCCAGCACATGCAGGAAGAGCGTGGCCCGATGGGTCTCCTGAAGCGAATCACCAACTCTCTCGGCCGTCGCGAAGAAGACGATCATGCCCAGTCGGACATGACCTCTTCGGCTCCTGCACCGCAGCAGCGCCGCCCGCTTTCGCCGGAAGCAAGCCTTTATGCTCCGCGTCGCGGCAATCTCGACGACCACGGCCGCGCTGCTCCGCAGTCGCACCAGGAAGACGACCAGCTGGAAATTCCGGCCTTCCTGCGCCGCCAGTCGAACTGA
- a CDS encoding phytoene/squalene synthase family protein, with amino-acid sequence MAAASSGQTDNGTHCLSMLRETDRDRYLACLLSPEEKRGALASLYAFNAEIARVRDVVREALPGEIRLQWWRDLIDGNASGESSGNPVAAALMETVERYRLPKQTLIAMTEARIFDLYDDPLPDRNALEGYAGETASALIQLASLVLSAEDAAQSAEAAGHAGVAQSIAGFLMLLPIHVRRRQLYVPLDILSATGLDRDSFLAGEDKVRISAAIEAFAGLGLEHLQKARRAGRLAASVSPAFFPASLSEAVLVRAHRIGAGAFEGGLQQPQWRRQVTMMKVAFLRRL; translated from the coding sequence ATGGCGGCAGCATCTTCCGGCCAGACCGATAACGGCACGCATTGCCTTTCCATGCTGCGCGAGACGGATCGCGATCGTTATCTTGCCTGCCTGCTGTCCCCTGAGGAAAAACGTGGCGCGCTGGCGTCGCTTTATGCCTTCAATGCCGAAATTGCCCGTGTGCGGGATGTGGTGCGCGAAGCATTGCCGGGTGAGATCCGCCTGCAATGGTGGCGTGACCTGATCGACGGCAATGCGTCCGGCGAAAGCAGCGGCAATCCGGTGGCGGCCGCCCTGATGGAGACGGTCGAACGGTACCGCCTGCCGAAGCAGACGCTCATTGCCATGACCGAGGCGCGGATCTTCGACCTTTATGATGATCCCCTGCCGGATCGCAACGCGCTGGAAGGATATGCCGGCGAGACCGCTTCGGCGCTGATACAGCTCGCGAGCCTCGTTCTTTCAGCGGAAGATGCAGCGCAATCGGCGGAGGCGGCAGGCCATGCCGGGGTTGCCCAGTCGATCGCCGGGTTCCTGATGCTTCTGCCGATCCATGTGCGAAGGCGCCAGCTTTACGTGCCGCTCGATATCCTGTCGGCCACCGGCCTCGATCGCGACAGTTTTCTGGCGGGTGAGGACAAGGTGCGTATCTCGGCGGCGATCGAGGCATTTGCGGGGCTCGGGCTCGAACACCTGCAGAAGGCGCGTCGTGCCGGACGGCTTGCGGCCTCCGTCTCTCCGGCCTTCTTTCCGGCAAGCCTCAGCGAGGCCGTGCTCGTGCGTGCGCATAGAATAGGCGCTGGCGCATTCGAAGGCGGGCTGCAGCAGCCACAATGGCGCCGCCAGGTGACGATGATGAAAGTTGCGTTCCTGCGCCGGCTCTGA
- the trmFO gene encoding methylenetetrahydrofolate--tRNA-(uracil(54)-C(5))-methyltransferase (FADH(2)-oxidizing) TrmFO: MTDTSHSPIHVVGGGLAGSEAAWQIAEAGIPVILHEMRGVRGTDAHKTDGLAELVCSNSFRSDDATANAVGVIHAEMRLAGSLIMACADKNQVPAGGALAVDRDGFSDAVTAAISGHPLISVVREEIEGLPPEDWDLAVVATGPLTSPALASSIQQQTGENQLAFFDAIAPIVHRDSIDMDICWYQSRYDKVGPGGTGKDYINCPMDEAQYNAFVDALIAGDTVGFKEWEGTPYFDGCLPIEVMAERGRETLRHGPMKPMGLTNSHNPTVKAYAVVQLRQDNALGTLYNMVGFQTKLKYGAQAEIFRMIPGLQNAEFARLGGLHRNTYIQSPILLDSSLTLKSRPGLRFAGQITGCEGYVESAAIGLLAGRFAAAERKGEAVVPPPPTTAFGSLLGHITGGHLIHDEEPGKRSFQPMNINFGLFPDLEPGSIVKPEGVKRFRGKDKTIMKRQLMSARALKDCANWLGRD; encoded by the coding sequence ATGACAGATACATCCCATTCCCCCATTCACGTTGTCGGCGGCGGCCTTGCCGGTTCCGAAGCCGCCTGGCAGATCGCCGAGGCCGGCATTCCGGTCATCCTGCACGAGATGCGCGGCGTGCGCGGTACCGACGCGCACAAGACCGACGGGCTTGCCGAGCTCGTCTGCTCCAATTCCTTCCGCTCCGACGACGCAACCGCCAATGCGGTCGGCGTCATCCATGCGGAAATGCGGCTTGCCGGATCGCTGATCATGGCCTGCGCCGACAAGAACCAGGTGCCGGCCGGCGGCGCGCTTGCCGTCGATCGCGATGGTTTCTCCGACGCCGTCACCGCGGCGATCTCCGGCCACCCGCTGATCAGCGTCGTCCGCGAAGAGATCGAAGGCCTCCCGCCGGAAGACTGGGATCTTGCCGTGGTCGCGACCGGCCCGCTCACCTCGCCTGCCCTCGCATCCTCGATCCAGCAGCAGACCGGCGAGAACCAGTTGGCCTTCTTCGATGCGATTGCGCCGATCGTGCATCGCGATTCGATCGACATGGATATCTGCTGGTACCAGTCGCGCTACGACAAAGTCGGCCCCGGCGGCACCGGCAAGGACTATATCAACTGCCCGATGGATGAGGCGCAGTACAACGCCTTTGTCGACGCGCTGATCGCCGGCGATACGGTCGGTTTCAAGGAATGGGAAGGCACGCCCTATTTCGACGGCTGCCTGCCGATCGAGGTCATGGCTGAGCGTGGTCGCGAGACGCTGCGCCACGGTCCGATGAAGCCGATGGGCCTGACCAATTCACACAATCCGACCGTCAAGGCCTATGCCGTCGTCCAGCTTCGCCAGGATAATGCGCTCGGCACTCTCTATAATATGGTAGGCTTCCAGACCAAGCTGAAATACGGCGCCCAGGCGGAAATCTTCCGCATGATTCCGGGCCTGCAGAATGCCGAATTCGCCCGCCTCGGCGGCCTGCACCGCAATACCTATATCCAGTCGCCGATCCTGCTCGACAGCTCACTGACCTTGAAGAGCCGCCCCGGCCTGCGGTTTGCTGGCCAGATCACCGGTTGCGAGGGCTATGTGGAAAGTGCTGCGATCGGGCTTCTCGCCGGGCGCTTTGCGGCGGCTGAACGCAAGGGCGAAGCTGTCGTTCCACCACCGCCGACCACGGCCTTCGGCTCGCTGCTCGGCCATATTACCGGAGGCCACCTCATCCATGACGAAGAGCCCGGCAAACGCTCCTTCCAGCCGATGAACATCAATTTCGGCCTGTTTCCGGACCTGGAGCCCGGCTCGATCGTCAAGCCGGAAGGCGTCAAGCGCTTCCGCGGCAAGGACAAGACGATCATGAAGCGGCAGCTGATGTCAGCCCGCGCGCTGAAGGATTGTGCTAATTGGCTCGGTCGGGATTGA
- a CDS encoding D-alanine--D-alanine ligase: MSGKHVAVLMGGFSSERPVSLSSGNACADALEGEGYRVARVDVGRDVAAVLSELRPDVAFNALHGPFGEDGTIQGVLEYLQIPYTHSGVLASALAMDKGQAKHVAKAAGIPVADALVMDRKDFTTSHPMPAPYVVKPVREGSSFGVVIVREDQSHPPQIVTSSEWRYGDAVMVERYVYGRELTCGVMDGKALGVTEVVTEGPGFYDYDAKYAAGGSRHVIPAQISPNIYQKIQALSVMAHEAIGCRGVSRSDFRFDDRFSDEGEVIWLEVNTQPGMTPTSLVPEMAAHEGYSFGELVRWMVEDASCLR; this comes from the coding sequence ATGAGTGGCAAGCACGTGGCTGTTTTGATGGGAGGATTTTCCTCCGAGCGGCCTGTCAGCCTGTCCTCCGGCAATGCGTGCGCAGATGCTCTGGAAGGTGAAGGCTATCGTGTTGCCCGCGTCGACGTCGGGCGCGACGTCGCGGCCGTCCTGTCCGAGTTGCGTCCCGATGTTGCATTCAATGCTCTGCATGGTCCCTTCGGTGAAGACGGCACGATCCAGGGTGTTCTGGAATATCTGCAGATACCCTACACGCATTCGGGTGTGCTTGCTTCGGCTCTTGCTATGGACAAGGGGCAGGCCAAGCATGTCGCCAAGGCAGCCGGCATTCCGGTTGCCGATGCGCTCGTCATGGACCGCAAGGATTTCACCACCTCTCATCCGATGCCTGCTCCCTATGTGGTGAAGCCGGTTCGCGAAGGGTCGTCCTTCGGTGTCGTCATCGTTCGCGAGGATCAATCTCATCCGCCGCAGATCGTCACGTCGTCCGAGTGGCGTTATGGCGATGCCGTCATGGTCGAGCGTTACGTCTATGGTCGCGAACTGACCTGCGGCGTGATGGACGGCAAGGCGCTCGGGGTGACGGAAGTCGTCACGGAAGGGCCGGGATTTTACGATTACGATGCGAAATATGCCGCCGGCGGCTCTCGTCATGTCATTCCGGCACAAATTTCACCGAATATTTACCAAAAAATACAAGCATTGTCGGTCATGGCGCATGAGGCGATTGGTTGCCGCGGTGTGAGTCGCTCGGACTTCCGCTTCGATGATCGTTTTTCCGATGAAGGCGAAGTCATCTGGCTTGAGGTCAACACCCAGCCCGGCATGACGCCGACGTCTCTGGTGCCGGAAATGGCTGCTCATGAGGGATATTCCTTCGGAGAGCTTGTTCGCTGGATGGTGGAGGACGCTTCGTGTCTACGGTGA
- a CDS encoding cell division protein FtsQ/DivIB: protein MIGKKAGGSRRQVAGNVAGADDRRVLPRPLRRIVRFAVSLATGRIDIPRHTGTLATFGFFAVVGLYGMSLGGHGHDVAQSTTAAVGFAIEDVKVSGNEQTSEIDILQLLGLDGTTSLVALDIDAARRKLSELPWVEYAEVRKVYPRTIEVNLKERKAFAIWQHGSDLSLIEKNGAVIAPLKDNKFASLPLFVGQDAEKAAASFAEQMDKWPDLKNRVRAYVRVSSRRWDLHLDNGIVLKLPEDNIPDALTLLARLEKDQNVLERDIAAVDLRLHDRTTIQLTAAAVERRQQALDARTKALKKAGEQT, encoded by the coding sequence GTGATCGGCAAAAAGGCAGGTGGATCGCGCCGTCAGGTCGCTGGCAATGTTGCCGGCGCTGACGATCGTCGCGTGCTGCCGCGGCCGCTGCGCCGCATCGTGCGATTTGCCGTCAGCCTGGCGACCGGTCGCATCGATATTCCCCGCCACACGGGTACGCTCGCGACATTCGGCTTCTTCGCGGTCGTCGGTCTCTACGGCATGTCGCTCGGCGGTCACGGTCATGACGTTGCCCAATCGACGACGGCTGCTGTGGGCTTTGCCATCGAGGACGTGAAGGTCTCCGGAAACGAGCAGACGTCGGAAATCGACATTCTCCAGCTTCTTGGTCTCGACGGGACGACTTCGCTCGTGGCGCTCGATATCGATGCCGCCCGCCGCAAGCTCTCGGAACTGCCATGGGTCGAATATGCTGAGGTCCGCAAGGTCTATCCGCGGACGATCGAGGTCAACCTGAAGGAGCGGAAGGCGTTCGCCATCTGGCAGCATGGTTCGGACCTGTCGCTGATCGAAAAGAACGGCGCGGTCATCGCTCCCTTGAAGGACAACAAATTCGCCTCGCTGCCGCTCTTCGTCGGTCAGGACGCGGAGAAGGCAGCGGCCTCGTTCGCCGAGCAGATGGACAAGTGGCCTGATCTCAAAAACCGTGTCAGGGCTTATGTTCGCGTGTCGAGCCGCCGTTGGGATCTGCATCTCGACAATGGCATCGTTCTCAAGCTTCCCGAGGATAACATTCCGGATGCGCTGACGCTTCTGGCACGCCTCGAAAAGGATCAGAACGTGCTGGAGCGCGATATCGCCGCTGTCGATCTGCGCCTGCATGATCGTACCACCATTCAACTGACTGCGGCCGCTGTGGAGCGGCGCCAACAGGCGCTCGACGCACGCACAAAGGCCCTCAAGAAAGCCGGAGAGCAAACGTGA
- a CDS encoding DUF1127 domain-containing protein, which produces MSIAKKFSDWRKYRETVTELGRMTDRELGDLGIGRADIRRVARTAVGF; this is translated from the coding sequence ATGAGCATCGCAAAGAAATTCAGCGACTGGCGCAAGTACCGCGAAACCGTCACCGAGCTCGGCCGCATGACCGACCGCGAACTTGGCGACCTTGGCATCGGCCGCGCAGACATCCGTCGCGTCGCACGCACGGCAGTCGGCTTCTAA
- a CDS encoding DUF1127 domain-containing protein: protein MNPIRIAKNWVSYRRTMNELGNLSNQALSDIGLTRYDIRNIAARSFR from the coding sequence ATGAACCCGATCCGCATCGCAAAGAACTGGGTCAGCTACCGCCGCACGATGAACGAACTCGGCAACCTGTCCAACCAGGCCCTGTCCGACATCGGCCTGACCCGTTACGACATCCGCAACATCGCAGCCCGTTCCTTCCGTTAA
- a CDS encoding Mth938-like domain-containing protein: MARGIEIREAHFPGRAPIDAYGNGGFRFADMSHRGSLLCLPSGIHGWKTEESDALTVAAFEQVLNEASGIEVLLVGTGIGFKPLPADLKAALKASGISADPMSTGAAVRTFNVMLLEDRAVAAALIAV, from the coding sequence ATGGCGAGAGGCATCGAGATCAGGGAGGCTCATTTTCCCGGCCGTGCGCCGATCGACGCCTATGGCAATGGCGGCTTCCGATTTGCCGACATGTCGCATCGCGGTTCGCTTCTCTGCCTTCCGTCCGGTATTCACGGCTGGAAGACGGAAGAGAGCGACGCCCTGACGGTGGCGGCTTTCGAGCAGGTGCTGAACGAGGCATCCGGAATCGAAGTGCTGCTGGTCGGGACGGGTATCGGCTTCAAGCCCCTGCCTGCGGACCTCAAGGCTGCGCTGAAGGCGAGCGGAATTTCGGCGGACCCGATGAGCACGGGCGCCGCAGTCAGAACCTTCAATGTCATGCTGTTGGAAGACCGCGCGGTCGCCGCGGCACTGATCGCGGTCTGA
- the ftsA gene encoding cell division protein FtsA, giving the protein MSVFGSSQYGLPRMKPLSSKRSHVVSVLDIGSTKVVCMIARLTPRQESQILPGRTHHVEIIGIGHQRSRGVKSGVIADLDAAESVVRLAVDAAERMAGLTVDSLIVNVSAGRLASDVYTATIDLGGQEVEASDLRKVLAAASQQSQRHDRAILHSLPTGFSLDGERGIRDPLAMYGDDLGVDMHFVTAERVTLKNLELCVNRAHLSVEGMVATPYASGLAALVDDEVELGCAAIDMGGGTTTISVFCEGKLVHTDAIGLGGHHVTTDLARGLSTRIEDAERMKVVHGSAMANGADERDVISVPPIGEDDRDQPTQVPRSLVTRIVRARIEETLELIRDRIQKSGFSPIVGKRVVLTGGASQLTGLPEAARRILARNVRIGRPMGVSGLPAAAKGPAFSTAVGLIIYPQVADMETHVSQGGLIGSFGNGNGRLARMGQWLKESF; this is encoded by the coding sequence GTGAGCGTCTTCGGTTCCTCTCAATATGGTTTGCCACGCATGAAGCCATTGTCGTCCAAACGTAGCCACGTCGTATCCGTGCTGGACATCGGGTCCACCAAGGTCGTCTGCATGATCGCACGGCTGACGCCGCGCCAGGAAAGCCAGATCCTGCCGGGCCGCACGCATCACGTCGAAATCATCGGTATCGGCCACCAGCGTTCGCGCGGGGTGAAGTCGGGCGTGATTGCCGATCTGGATGCGGCCGAAAGCGTCGTGCGCCTGGCTGTCGATGCGGCGGAACGGATGGCCGGCCTTACGGTCGACAGCCTGATCGTCAACGTCTCTGCCGGTCGTCTGGCGAGCGATGTCTATACCGCGACGATCGATCTCGGCGGACAGGAAGTCGAGGCTTCCGATCTGCGCAAGGTGCTTGCAGCCGCAAGCCAGCAGTCGCAGCGTCATGACCGGGCGATCCTGCATTCGCTGCCGACTGGATTCTCGCTCGACGGCGAGCGCGGCATTCGCGATCCGCTGGCCATGTATGGCGATGATCTCGGTGTCGACATGCATTTCGTCACCGCCGAACGCGTCACGCTCAAGAACCTCGAGCTTTGCGTCAACCGCGCGCATCTGTCGGTCGAAGGCATGGTGGCGACACCCTATGCAAGCGGTCTTGCGGCGCTGGTCGACGACGAAGTCGAACTCGGTTGTGCGGCGATCGACATGGGTGGCGGGACGACGACCATTTCCGTCTTCTGCGAAGGCAAGCTCGTTCATACCGATGCGATCGGGCTCGGCGGCCATCACGTGACGACGGATCTGGCGCGTGGCCTGTCTACCCGTATCGAGGATGCAGAGCGGATGAAGGTCGTTCATGGCTCGGCCATGGCCAACGGCGCCGACGAACGCGATGTTATTTCTGTTCCGCCGATCGGAGAGGATGACCGCGACCAGCCGACTCAGGTACCAAGGTCTCTTGTGACCCGGATCGTCAGGGCACGAATCGAGGAAACGCTGGAACTGATCCGTGACCGGATACAGAAATCCGGCTTTAGCCCCATCGTCGGCAAGCGGGTTGTGCTGACGGGTGGCGCCAGCCAGCTGACGGGCTTGCCCGAGGCTGCACGGCGGATTCTCGCCCGTAATGTTCGCATCGGCCGTCCGATGGGCGTCTCCGGTCTTCCGGCGGCCGCCAAGGGACCGGCGTTCTCCACCGCAGTCGGACTGATCATCTATCCGCAGGTGGCAGATATGGAAACACATGTCTCGCAGGGCGGCCTGATCGGCTCGTTCGGCAACGGTAACGGTCGTCTGGCCCGCATGGGGCAATGGCTGAAAGAGAGTTTTTGA